The segment TTTCGCAAAAGCAGCTTGGCGATGTCCATTTGACATGGGAAAATGAAGCCCACCTGGAAGTACAGGAAGCAAAGGGAAAACTGGAAATTGTTTACCCGCAAGTCAGTATTATTGCCGAACCCCACGTCGCGTTGGTGGATGCTGTCGTGGATGCGAAAGGGACGCGCGAAATCAGCCAGGCCTATCTGGAATTTCTATACACTCCCACGGCACAACAGTTGATTGCAAACCATTATTTCCGCCCCACATCCGCAGAGGTGCTGGCCAAAAATCGCCATCGTTTCCCAGAAATGAGGCTTTTCTCATTTGATCAACTGGCCCCCACGTGGGATGAATTGAACGCACAGTTCTTTGCCGATGGTGGTCTGGTCGATCAACTTGTCCGGAGCCGTCCATGACTCCAGCGACACGTCGCGTGTTGCCCGGTTTCGGCCTCGGGTTGAGCACCACCGTGCTTTACCTGGCAGTTCTGGTGCTGATCCCGCTGTTGGCAGCGTTGTGGCAGGCAACCCGCTTAAGCTGGGGGGAATTTACTGCTGCAGTATGGAGTGAACGGGCTATTGCCGCCTACCGCCTGACCCTGACAGCATCATTTGCCGCTGGGTTGATCAATGTTGTGCTTGGCCTGATCGTCGCCTGGACGTTAGTACGTTACGAATTTCCCGGCAAAAGGATTCTGGATGCATTGGTGGATGTGCCGTTTGCACTTCCTACCGCGGTTGCTGGCCTGGTTTACGCCAGTCTGTATGTTCCGAACGGTTGGTTAGGTCAATGGTTAGTACCGTTAGGGATCGAAGGTGCCTACACCCGGACTGGAATTATTCTGGTGCTGACATTTACTGGTTTTCCGTTTGTAATCCGCACCGTACAACCCGTGCTGGAAGATATCGATCGCGAAACAGAACAGGCTGCTGAAACCCTGGGTGCAAATCGCTGGCAAGTGTTCCGGCACGTTCTTTTACCCGTACTGGTGCCACCTGCAATTACCGGATTTACCCTGGCCTTTGCACGGGCGATTGGGGAATACGGTTCTGTCATTTTCATGAGCAGTAATATGCCATTCATGACGGAAATTGCCCCGGTATTGATAGTTTCTCGGCTGGAAGAATTTGCGTACCGCGAAGCTTCGGCGATTGCGATGGTGTTACTGGCGATGTCTTTCGTGTTACTGATTGTGATCAATTTGCTGGAACGCTGGAGTCAGCCCGGTTCCGCACCACGCTCCGTTCGAAGGGTGGGGCACCTGCTTGTACAAGGAATTAGTTGGCCTTTTGCAAAAATTCTAGCGCAAGTCATTACAGAAAAAGAAGTTAGCAACGAAGTTGTTTTGCGGCCAATCCCCACCCGACCGTGGGTACGTTGGGCATTAATCGGCACGACGGCATTCATTATCATTTGGTTGGTGGCAATCCCACTGGCGAATGTATTTGTGGAAGCATTCCGCACCGGGTTCTGGAAATACTGGACCTATCTGGTTTCGGATAAAGATACCCGACATGCAATTTATTTGACGCTAATCGTTGCGCCACTGGCAGTTGCGCTCAATACGGTCTTTGGAGTGGCTGCCGCTTATACCATCGCCCGCTTTCGCTTTCCTGGCCGCACACTGTTGACATCGCTGATCGATATCCCGTTCAGTGTTTCGCCTGTTGTGGTGGGATTGGCATTTGTCTTATTGTTTGGTCTGCATTCTCCATTAGGATTGTGGCTGAAGACCCATGGTTACCAGATTATTTTTGCCCCACCTGCACTGGTATTGGCCACCGCGTTTGTAACGGTGCCATTTGTTGCCAGAGAACTGCTGCCGATGATGGAGGCCCAGGGTGCTGAAGAGGAAATTGCTGCCCGCAGCCTGGGTGCAAACGCCTGGCAGATGTTCTGGTATGTGACACTCCCCAACATTCGCTGGGGCCTGCTATACGGCATTATTCTTTGCAACGCACGGGCAATGGGGGAATTTGGTGCCATTTACGTCGTCAGTGGGCGAATCAGTGGCAAAACAGACACGATGCCACTTCGCGTTGAGAAACTGTTTCAGGAATACCAGCAACCAGCCGCATTTGCAGTTGCTTCAATTCTGACAATGCTGGCTCTGGCAACATTATTGCTGAAAGTGGTTGTAGAACAACGGTTAAAGCAGGAAAAACATGCCCCACCTGAATGATCAATTACGAGTAAGTCGATGAGTATTCATGTCCAAAATGTTTCGAAACGCTTTGGAAACTTTCAGGCACTCGATCGTGTGTCGCTGAATGTTCCCGAAGGTGCCTTGTTGGCACTGCTGGGCCCGTCTGGCTCTGGGAAAACTACCTTACTGCGGGTGATTGCTGGCCTGGAGCAGGCCGATGAAGGGACCGTCTATCAATCGGAAGTGGATGTCACCCGGAGGTCGGTGCGGCACCGTAACTTTGGCTTTGTTTTCCAGCACTATGCCTTGTTCAAACATATGACTGTGTTTGAAAATGTGGCTTTTGGGTTACGAATCCGCAAATGGAAAGAAGCAGACATTCGCCAACGGGTACAGGAATTACTGCACCTGATTCGTCTCGACAATGTGGGGGAACGCTATCCCGCGCAATTATCTGGCGGACAACGTCAACGGATTGCACTGGCACGTGCACTGGCTGCCCGGCCTGCCGTGATGCTGCTGGATGAACCGTTTGGTGCATTGGATGCGAAAGTGCGAGTGGAATTACGACAATGGCTGCGAAAATTGCACGATGAAGTGCCGGTTACGACGATTTTTGTGACCCACGATCAGGAAGAGGCGTTTGAGGTTGCCGACAAAGTTGTGGTGATGAACAGTGGGCGAATTGAACAACAAGGCACACCACAGGAAGTGTTTGACCACCCCGCTAATGAATTTGTGATGGACTTTCTGGGCCATGTGAACGTCTTCCACGGTCGGGTGCATGAAGGAAAGGCAATTGTAGGCGATCTGGAATTTGACCTTCCCTATTCTCAGGTGAATGGCCCCACGAAAGTGTTCATTCGGCCGCACGATCTGGATCTGGATGTGCAGACAAATGGCACTGCTTGCCTTCAGGCGACCGTACGTCATGTCACGCCTTCGGGTTCTGTCACCCGTGTTACTGTGGTGGTGGTCAGTACCGGCATGGAACTGCATGTCGACCTGCCACCGGCACGCTATGCGGAATTGCAGATCAAAAAGGGCGACACGGTCTATGCGATGCCTAAAAAGATTCGGGTATTTGAACCAGAATATTCGATTTAATGCCATCCTCAGTTACACATATCAGTGCGATTGAGTAATCAAATTCATCTTTAACTTTCGAAAAGACAAACTTACTCGACCAGCGGTTATGTCCGGTTCAGCTTGAATTGCATGCTGCCAGTGCTCCTGTAATTCCGCAGACATATGGAAAAGTGATCCTGGCTGGAGTATCAGTTGGTGCTGTTCTGACCGGTTCACATTATTGCGAAAAACCATTGTTCTGGGAGAGCCAAGCGACATAATAATGATTCCAGTTCCAGGCTCTAACTCTTCGATGGAGTCAGAATGAAATCCCATCGTTGATTCTCCGGTGGGATAAAAATTTGCCAGACAATTGTTTGGTAAGTACTGCACTTTTTCAGCAAGCATCACAAAAAGTTCTTGTAAAAATGAAGGAACTGGTGAAGCGGGCCATACTGTACCAGAATAGTTGTATGGCATGCCGAAACTGGCAACTTTGCGGGCTCGAATACGTTCATCCCACTTAATGCCTGTTGCGAACAATTTGTACAGATTTTCGTGATTCTGAAGGAATTCGGGGGTTAAAACCGCCAATCCCAGCTCAATTGGTGAAGGCAATTAATATTTCCTCAAATTAAGGCTTTTCGACAGGTCTAGATGCCTGTTCGAGTACGTGTAAAACTGCAACAGGATCACAACCATATATTCCCGATCCCCAGGCAGCGTTTAACTCAACTACTGCCCAGCCACGCTCAGCAATCACCCCCACATCAAGGACAATTGCTGGGGGTAATTCAATTCTCGTATCAGCACAAATGGACTGAATAAACGCTTCAGCTTCTGCAATTTCAACGTCTGCTGCAGAATATTCCTGGTCTTTTTGTGATTGCCCATCCCGAAGATAAACAGACAGTGCCTGTGGCTCTCGGTTCAGGAGAAAACAGCGGAATTCTTTTTCCCACGAAACGATTTCAGCTACCAATATCGATTCATTTTCTCCGATGTCGGTGGGTAACGCCGCTCCACTCTGGTAGATTCCTGCAGGAAAACTTTTGTCATTGGGTGGTTTGAAAAAGGCAGCGTGGTTAATCTGGCGAGCAGCTAGTGCAGGGAGCAACTCAATATTTCGCTTTCGGAATTCCGCTGGTAGTGAGGGTAGCCAATTCGCCGGTGGCAGAGGTAAAATACGCCCGAATTGTTCTGCGATGGTGCTGGCAAAAAGTCCTTCCAGATAAAAAACAGGATCTGCTGTATTGGCGATTGATTCTGGGACATGCCAGTTGGTCAATCGTTCCACCTTCCAACCAAGCTTTCCGGCTGCACGCCAGAGTGCTTGCGAATCTTCCGAAAACCGTGGTGACAGAATGAGTGTTGGCATCAAAAAAATCAACTTCAGAATTTTCTCTTCAAGATTGGTATAGAGGTCAAGTGGTGTTATGAGTCTTGCAACAACAGGACGACATCGGGCTCAGATTCAACAGTTATGAGGACCGAATCGCTAGTTGATAGATGCTGAAAAACGGTACCACGTTTGGGTGAGATTCATACATTGACCAGTTGAATGTGTCCTGTTGGTTTTGCACCTGGTGGTAACGGATGATTGGTAAATTTTTCTCCCGACTGAAGAAAGGCCTCAGCAAGACCCGCGATGCCTTTTCCAGCGTCATCGACCTGATTCGTGGGCGGGGCAAGGTCGACAAAGCCTTTCTTGATGAACTGGAACGTCGGCTTTTCCTGGCTGATGTGGGTGTCAAATCTACAGGAATCATCGTCGAGCGGGTACGGCAAGCTTTTCAGGACAAGGAAGTAACCGATGACGTGCAGGCTTTTGTGCAGGCACAGTTGCGGGAAATGCTCAATGATCCATCCCCAGGGATCCATTTTCAACCTACTGGGCCGACGGTGGTGATGATTGTGGGTGTGAACGGTTCCGGTAAGACCACCACCATTGCCAAATTAGCCAACCGCTTAAAAGAAGATGGCAAAAAAGTAGTCGTTGCAGCCTGCGATACCTTTCGGGCGGCTGCAGTCGAACAATTGACCATCTGGTGCGAGCGGATTGGTTGCGACATTGTGAAAAACAATCAGGGGAGCGACCCTGCCAGCGTGGCCCACGATGCCTGCGAAAAAGCCAAAGCACGTGGCTTCGATGTTCTGATTGTCGATACCGCAGGTCGCCTACACACGCAGACCCACCTGATGCGGGAATTAGAAAAAATTCATAAAGTGATCCAGCGACAGATCGGTGGGGCTCCTCATGAAACTTTAATGGTTCTGGATGCCACCACTGGGCAGAATGCGGTCACTCAGGCCCAGATGTTCAGCAAATCGGTGCAGTGTACAGGAATTATTCTCACGAAACTGGATGGCAGTGCGAAAGGTGGCTCCATTTTTGCCATTAAAGAAGCTGTCGGCCTACCAGTAAAGTACGTGGGTGTGGGCGAAGCCCTGGAAGACCTCGATCTGTTCCACCCTGACGATTTTGTGAATGCCCTGTTTCAATAACACTCCAGGTATTTTTCCAGAATGCATCATTCCACGATATCACCGGAACGTCTGCAGATCATGGAAATCCTCTGGTTTCGCTTTTTTGAGCGTCTTGGGGTGCGTGGGACTGACAGTTATCCGGTTTTCGACCAACTGGTTGCGGCTTACACAGGTCCCACCCGTTACTACCACAACTTGCAGCACATTAATGAGATGTTAAAAATAGCTGGAAAGTTGTCTTCCGTGGCGAATAATCTGACCGCCGTTCAACTGGCGATTTGGTTTCATGATTCGGTGTACGACCCCAAGTCGAACGAAAATGAACAAAAGTCCGCGAATCTTGCCTCAGAAGTGTTGCACCGCTTTGGCTTGGATAATGAACTGGTTATGAAGGTGCACCAACTGATTCTGGCAACAGCATCCCCCACAATGCTAGTTATTGATCCGGATGTTGCCGTGCTGCTGGATGCTGACCTGGCCATCCTGGGTGCGGAAGAAGCCCGTTACCGCACCTATGCTGCGGCAATTCGGCAGGAGTATTCGTGGGTGCCAGAGGCCGATTTTGCCCAGGGTCGGCTGAAAATTCTGCAACAATTTTTGGCCTCGCCTCAAATTTATCGCACGGCCATAATGCGGGAGCTGGGTGAAGCACCTGCACGCACGAACCTTATGTGGGAATGCGAACAATTAATTCATTAATGGAAGCAGTAGTCACTTGCTGATGGTGCTGGAAATCACCATTTCACGATCAGGTTGGCACCCACAAAGGCCCCACTGCCTATATCGAGGCGGTCGCGCATGTTTGAAAACAGGTTCTGTCCCTGTCCAAAGTAACGATCAAAGGCATAACCACCGTTGAGATCAAGAACCGCGTGGGGACAGAGATCCCACCGGATGCCAGTAATTAACCTTTTCTCAAATACCAGAAATCGATCTCGACGTTCCGATCGATCCGCTAAAAAATAGGCTTCGTTCAACCATTCAAAGCCACCATAAAGTTCAAAGCCATCTCGCACTCGATAATTGGCTCTGGCATTGATGTTAATGACTGGCAAATAGGAAAAAGTCAGGGTCAGATCTTCAATGGGGGTCCACTTGATGGAAAAAGGAATCCCAATGCTCATATTGAACTGTTCTGATGGTTTCCAGAGATAGGCAATCCCAGGGATCGGAAAAGTCAGGTTGCCCATGGGTGAATAGAAGATCGAAAAAATCCAATAATCGGTATCGTTACTCACCTGAGTCTGCAGAAAGCCGAAGAAATTCAGATTAATTTCATCCATGCTGTCATAGGGCTTATCGCTGGCCGAACCGAGCGAGGCTCGAACGGCACCTGACCAGCCATTGTCAAACTTGTGAATGTACATGATGCCTGTATCGATGGCCCATAATTCATCTGGGAAAGGTTTGCGGGAATCTGGCAGGATTGCTGACGTAGAAAACTGGGTATTCCGGACTCCCGCCATCAGTAAAACAGTGTCATTTTCTTCCCGCCAGATGGGATAACCTGCGGAGATTCCCTGCCGGAAGAGGCTCATTTCGGCTGGCGACTGAGTGATCGGTTGGGATGGATACCACGTGGCACGATAGCCGGGCTTCCCCATTCCTGGCCCATCGAAGCCAGCGCTTTCCAGGGGATTGCCCTGTGACCTGCCTCTGCCTGCAGGTGGGGAATCGGGGCCAGACGCAATGGCCTGTGGTGGTGCCTGACCAGCAGCACTTCCGATCATCAGGAAGGCAGCACAAAACAATCCAAAGAGTGATTGCATGACAGATCGGTGGAAGCTCTCCATTCGCTGGGCGATACCCGATTTCCGCATTTCATGCAACGCCATTTCTTCGCAGAAAATCGGTCAATCAGTGAAAATCAGTCCTTTTCACCCGGCAAGTTGGCGATAATCGCGCTGACGATTTCTTCAGGGGTCATGCCTGAGATATGCAAGTGATCGTTTGCAAGGGACTCATAAATGGGCCGTCTGCGCGCGAGAATTGTTTCGATTTCTTCACGCCCGCCACCTGCCAGGTTGGGCCGGTTTTCGGTGGTCTGGGTATCAGCCTGAATTCGCTGCCACAATTGCACTGGTGGCAGATCCAGAAAGACAACCCACGCATTCTGGCGTAATCTGGCACAGTTTTCTGGCTGAATAATGATCCCGCCCCCGGTAGCAATCACTAATTGCTCGTGCTCCAGAATGTATTCGAGGCACACTTTCTCATATTCTCGAAAAGTCGCTTCACCATCCTCTTCGAAGATCTGGCGAATTGATTTCTGTGCAGTTTCCACGACCATTTCATCCGTGTCAACCGAATCCCAACCGAGGTTGGCTGCCAGCAATTTTGCAACAGTCGATTTCCCAGACCCCCGGTAGCCAATCAAGGCAATGTTATTCATTTTCATGGTCCTCCCCAGTAACCAGCCACCCGGTATTTCCTGGCTGGTGATAGTATTGCGCTCGGCAGGTGGGGCAATCCTGCAGCCGTTGTTCCAATAACTTTTTTTGTCGGGCAGATTTTAATCGACGTGATTGCAGTGCCCTAGGCTCAAATTCCTCAAAATAAAACTGCTGCCAAGCCTGCAGGCGGGCCACGATGCCACTCGGGTCGTTGTCGGTAGTCAGTACCTCATCGCCGATTTTGACATCGTACTGTTTGCGAAAAATAGATACACGGTGCCAGGAAATCTCTTCATCAATGCGGGTAATCAGTGCGTCCCCAAAACGGATTCCTGTTTCACAGAGCAAAATCGGCTGACCTTGAAAGCCATCGACTCCCACCGCATCGTAGAGAAGTAAATCGGGGTGGCGTTCCAACAGTGACTGCGATAATGCCTGATAGCGGGCAAGATCGAACACCGAAGTGGCAGCGGCAACAGCATGCCATAGTCGTTTCGGGCGAAGCTGCCACAACAGCCATAGGCGGGCAAGCCCTTCCCGATGGGTGCTGGCGATTATTTGCCCGAACGTGGGATACAACTTACCCAATTGAAAAAAATCGCCTGGTTCGAGCCCTTCCTGAAATGCCTCGGCAAGCAACAGGATTCGCAGTCGCAGTCGAAGGGCTGGTGAGTGGTAATAGGACAGTGCTTTATCCCAAAGTGGCTGGGCCTGATCGAAGGTTACCTTCCCTGCAAAGCAGTAACCCAGGTGCAGTGCCAGATCCTGCAGTGGGTCACCGCCGGAAAGTTCCTGATCTCGAATATACAACAGTGCCAGTTCTACCCACTCCCTTTCGAGTGGTGGGGTGGTTTCCGATTCTTCCAACAGTTCCAGCAGGTGCTGTTTTCGTGCTCGTGGATTCCCAAGATCGTGGCTGCATCTGGCCAGTGATGCCAGAAATTCCCGATCTGCCAACAGCAGGCGACGCTGCAACAGATTCCCCACCTGATATTTCCATGCCAGGTCGATGATATCTGATGAATTACTCACATTTGTGGTGCCAGTGACCATGCTCAGAAAGCAGAGGATTAATAACCCAGCGGTTATCAAAGTGGGCACTAACACCAGATCAGTTGGTAAAATGGCTGCAAAAAGAAGCAACAGAACAGTGCCAAGACAAACCAACAGGAATAAAGCACCATTCCATTTGGGTGGCTGATCTGCGGGTTCAATGAAAACAGCACGATTTCGAACTGTGACCTGCCAATGTCTGGAAAAGATGCCCCCACGCTGATCAATTTTGTACGCTGAGCTGAAATCGAGGTAATCATTGCCCACCACCGTAATGGGAAGTGGGTTTTCGGGATGCACAATAGTCAAACGACAATTAGGGCATTGGCCTTCATTGACCGGCAGAGGTGGGCGTTGTTCTGCCAGTGCCTGCCAGCGCCGTTCGACTTCGTTCCACCCACCCACTGGGTCCTGCGTGCGGGCGACTTCAAAAATTGCATCCAGGTGAGTAGACTTGCTGGACTCCGTCAAATCGGCCAATTGTTCCTGAATCCACTGCCAGCCGTCCAGGATTTTGCCATCTTCATAAAGCAGTTGGTGCCGTTGCCACAAGTGGACGGAAATCTGAGAGGATTGTAATTTTTCGTCGCACCGTGGGCAGCGGATTTCGTATTGCTTTAATAATTCTTTAATTATTCTGCTGCCATGCACCGACATGTTGATTTTGGGTGCCAATCCCAGCAGGGTAATTGCCCACAGTGAGCGTGGGATTGATTCCAGGTACCGATAAACAATTTCTTCCGTTTGTTCCGCTCTGGTACAGGAATTGATCAAGCGGATGACCAGGCGGGAGCGCATTTTTCGACGTCGGCCACTCCCACGCAGGTAGGGGAGGAGTAAGTCGATCAACTCCTGATTAAGCGGCACCGACCACTGGCCGAACAATTCGTATACAAAGCGACGATCTGCAGCTATTTTTGGTGATAATTTTTTCAGAAATGGTAAAGTCAGCTCGGACTGCTCTAAATGTTCCTGGAATTGCCGTAACCAGCGAGCCCGTTCCTTTTTGGTGGGTGCTGAGGCGATCGCCTGTAATAGTT is part of the Zavarzinella sp. genome and harbors:
- a CDS encoding sulfate/molybdate ABC transporter ATP-binding protein, encoding MSIHVQNVSKRFGNFQALDRVSLNVPEGALLALLGPSGSGKTTLLRVIAGLEQADEGTVYQSEVDVTRRSVRHRNFGFVFQHYALFKHMTVFENVAFGLRIRKWKEADIRQRVQELLHLIRLDNVGERYPAQLSGGQRQRIALARALAARPAVMLLDEPFGALDAKVRVELRQWLRKLHDEVPVTTIFVTHDQEEAFEVADKVVVMNSGRIEQQGTPQEVFDHPANEFVMDFLGHVNVFHGRVHEGKAIVGDLEFDLPYSQVNGPTKVFIRPHDLDLDVQTNGTACLQATVRHVTPSGSVTRVTVVVVSTGMELHVDLPPARYAELQIKKGDTVYAMPKKIRVFEPEYSI
- a CDS encoding alpha-ketoglutarate-dependent dioxygenase AlkB; translated protein: MPSPIELGLAVLTPEFLQNHENLYKLFATGIKWDERIRARKVASFGMPYNYSGTVWPASPVPSFLQELFVMLAEKVQYLPNNCLANFYPTGESTMGFHSDSIEELEPGTGIIIMSLGSPRTMVFRNNVNRSEQHQLILQPGSLFHMSAELQEHWQHAIQAEPDITAGRVSLSFRKLKMNLITQSH
- a CDS encoding ATP-grasp domain-containing protein, which produces MPTLILSPRFSEDSQALWRAAGKLGWKVERLTNWHVPESIANTADPVFYLEGLFASTIAEQFGRILPLPPANWLPSLPAEFRKRNIELLPALAARQINHAAFFKPPNDKSFPAGIYQSGAALPTDIGENESILVAEIVSWEKEFRCFLLNREPQALSVYLRDGQSQKDQEYSAADVEIAEAEAFIQSICADTRIELPPAIVLDVGVIAERGWAVVELNAAWGSGIYGCDPVAVLHVLEQASRPVEKP
- a CDS encoding shikimate kinase: MKMNNIALIGYRGSGKSTVAKLLAANLGWDSVDTDEMVVETAQKSIRQIFEEDGEATFREYEKVCLEYILEHEQLVIATGGGIIIQPENCARLRQNAWVVFLDLPPVQLWQRIQADTQTTENRPNLAGGGREEIETILARRRPIYESLANDHLHISGMTPEEIVSAIIANLPGEKD
- a CDS encoding DUF6268 family outer membrane beta-barrel protein, producing MALHEMRKSGIAQRMESFHRSVMQSLFGLFCAAFLMIGSAAGQAPPQAIASGPDSPPAGRGRSQGNPLESAGFDGPGMGKPGYRATWYPSQPITQSPAEMSLFRQGISAGYPIWREENDTVLLMAGVRNTQFSTSAILPDSRKPFPDELWAIDTGIMYIHKFDNGWSGAVRASLGSASDKPYDSMDEINLNFFGFLQTQVSNDTDYWIFSIFYSPMGNLTFPIPGIAYLWKPSEQFNMSIGIPFSIKWTPIEDLTLTFSYLPVININARANYRVRDGFELYGGFEWLNEAYFLADRSERRDRFLVFEKRLITGIRWDLCPHAVLDLNGGYAFDRYFGQGQNLFSNMRDRLDIGSGAFVGANLIVKW
- the ftsY gene encoding signal recognition particle-docking protein FtsY — its product is MIGKFFSRLKKGLSKTRDAFSSVIDLIRGRGKVDKAFLDELERRLFLADVGVKSTGIIVERVRQAFQDKEVTDDVQAFVQAQLREMLNDPSPGIHFQPTGPTVVMIVGVNGSGKTTTIAKLANRLKEDGKKVVVAACDTFRAAAVEQLTIWCERIGCDIVKNNQGSDPASVAHDACEKAKARGFDVLIVDTAGRLHTQTHLMRELEKIHKVIQRQIGGAPHETLMVLDATTGQNAVTQAQMFSKSVQCTGIILTKLDGSAKGGSIFAIKEAVGLPVKYVGVGEALEDLDLFHPDDFVNALFQ
- the cysW gene encoding sulfate ABC transporter permease subunit CysW, whose product is MTPATRRVLPGFGLGLSTTVLYLAVLVLIPLLAALWQATRLSWGEFTAAVWSERAIAAYRLTLTASFAAGLINVVLGLIVAWTLVRYEFPGKRILDALVDVPFALPTAVAGLVYASLYVPNGWLGQWLVPLGIEGAYTRTGIILVLTFTGFPFVIRTVQPVLEDIDRETEQAAETLGANRWQVFRHVLLPVLVPPAITGFTLAFARAIGEYGSVIFMSSNMPFMTEIAPVLIVSRLEEFAYREASAIAMVLLAMSFVLLIVINLLERWSQPGSAPRSVRRVGHLLVQGISWPFAKILAQVITEKEVSNEVVLRPIPTRPWVRWALIGTTAFIIIWLVAIPLANVFVEAFRTGFWKYWTYLVSDKDTRHAIYLTLIVAPLAVALNTVFGVAAAYTIARFRFPGRTLLTSLIDIPFSVSPVVVGLAFVLLFGLHSPLGLWLKTHGYQIIFAPPALVLATAFVTVPFVARELLPMMEAQGAEEEIAARSLGANAWQMFWYVTLPNIRWGLLYGIILCNARAMGEFGAIYVVSGRISGKTDTMPLRVEKLFQEYQQPAAFAVASILTMLALATLLLKVVVEQRLKQEKHAPPE